The DNA segment GGTCAGTTCGCGGTTCTTCGCGTAGGCGATCCGGCCGTCCGGCCCGACCGCGGCCTGCACGACGCGGTCCGCGACGGCCGTGTCGGCGAGGAGGCCGTCGTAGTCGGTGTCCCTGAGGTCTCGTCGGTACACGCGTGGGTGTCGGGCGAGCGAACACTTGGGCCTGTGGCTCGCGGAACCGTCGGCCGGGGCCCCGCGCCGCCCGAGGGAACCGCCGAAGACGCGGCGGGATCAGTCCCCGTTCCCCTCCGGCCAGTCGCTCGGCACGTACTGGTCGAACCGCGGCCGTCGCGAGCGAGCGAGGGGTCGAAACGCCGGCTCGCCCGCCACGCGGAACCCCTCGATTCGCGCCTGTCCGGGCCCGGTGAGGTAGCCGAGGAAGGCCATCGCCAGCGGGTACGCGGCGTCGTGCCGCGCGGGGTTGACCGGGATCGCGGCGTACTCGTTGCGGAGCAGCGGCGGCGGGCTCTCGATCCCCCGCGCGACGTGAGCGGCCAGCCGGTCGTCGCCGACGTTGAGGAACGTCCCGCGGTCGGTCAGGGTGTACGACCCGGACTGCGCGGCCATCACCAGCGTGGTCCCCATCCCCTGTCCGGACTCCCGGTACCAGGAGCCGGCGGGGTCGATCCCCGCTTCCCGCCACAGCCCGCGCTCCCGGAGGTGTGTGCCGGACCGATCGCCCCGCGACAGGAACGGTGCCTCGGCCTCGGCGACGGCCGCGACCGCCTCGAGTGGATCCGCGCCGGCGACCCCGGCCGGGTCGTCCGGAGGACCGACCAGCAGGAAGTCGTTCGCCATGACCGCGCGTCGGTTGATCCCGTGTCCCGCCCGGATGAACTCGTCTTCCAGCGGCCGGGCGTGGACGAGGACCACGTCGCAGTCGCCGTTTCGGGCGGTCCGGAGCGCCGCGCCGGTGCCGCGAGCGATCGTGTCCAGCGTCGCGCCGAACGTCTCCTCGAACCCGGGCACCAGCTCCTCGAGGAGCCCGCTGTCCCGGGTCGTCGTCGCCGTCGCGACCGTCAGCGTCTCGCCGCTCGGCCCGGAATCGGCCGAATCGGAGGCCGATGCCGACGTGCCGCCGAGACAGCCCGAAAGCGAGAGGGCGCCGCCGACACCGACGAGTTCCACGTAGCGCCGGCGATCCATTGTCGGAGTAAACGTCACCGGCCACAAAACTGTTTTTAGATACCGATCGAGGTTACGTTACGGACGCGTATCGACGCGCGGTCGGCGAGAGCGTGGATGCCGAGTTCGACGCCCGACGAGTGGCGCTCGCGTGCAGCCGGCACGTGCGATCGGGAACGCCGGTTCGGGTGTTCTCCGCGTGTCGCTCGAGGGCGTAACGGGCGACGATTTCACGCAGGCGGGGAGCGGGGGTTTCGCACCGCGCTCGCGAGTGACCGGAGGGAATGAACGGGCACAGTGGGACTCCCGCGAGCGACCGCAGGGAGCGAGGGGGAGTACACTGTGCTTGTGACGAATGAAGTGAGGAACGGGCACAGTGGGATTCGAACCAGAATCAGACGTGCTCGCTCGCTGCTCCCGGCTCCGCCGCTCACTTACCGAGGTGCTCACTTCGTTCGCACCTCGCTTCGCTCGCTGCGCGCGACTGATGGGGTTCGAATCCCCTGCGAGCCGGTTCGCTCGTCGCTGTACGGGCACAGTGGGATTCGAACCCACGACCGTCGGATTAGAAGTCCGACGCTCTATCCGAGCTGAGCTATGTGCCCTCACCTCGTCTTCTACCGCCCGATATAAAAAACGCCGACGGTTCGCCCCGGCGGGCGGCGTCAACAGCAGACCTAAGTCCGGCACGGGACTACCCCCGCCAATGAACGTCATCGGAACCGTCGGGCTCCCCGGGAGCGGGAAGGGGGAGGCGGCGAACGTGGCCGAGGCGGCGGACATCCCGGTCGTCGTCAT comes from the Halorubrum depositum genome and includes:
- a CDS encoding substrate-binding domain-containing protein, with product MDRRRYVELVGVGGALSLSGCLGGTSASASDSADSGPSGETLTVATATTTRDSGLLEELVPGFEETFGATLDTIARGTGAALRTARNGDCDVVLVHARPLEDEFIRAGHGINRRAVMANDFLLVGPPDDPAGVAGADPLEAVAAVAEAEAPFLSRGDRSGTHLRERGLWREAGIDPAGSWYRESGQGMGTTLVMAAQSGSYTLTDRGTFLNVGDDRLAAHVARGIESPPPLLRNEYAAIPVNPARHDAAYPLAMAFLGYLTGPGQARIEGFRVAGEPAFRPLARSRRPRFDQYVPSDWPEGNGD